One segment of Pleomorphomonas sp. PLEO DNA contains the following:
- the dsbD gene encoding protein-disulfide reductase DsbD, which translates to MFHSIKARLALLFLLPLLFSALAAQAETTMPPPAEKVFVLTASREDDGSLRLAWTVAPSTYLYRNSLKATIAGRDVALATPAGETKDDPNFGPVEVYHDDVALTVAGLPPSGALDVTYQGCAESGICYPPIRSQVDLAALAVTPRPRASLLIEEPPAPDSQGQAVDATSADAGAEAALSGSLLTIVPAFVGFGLLLAFTPCVFPMIPILSGLLVGAAGRPSAWRGFRLSAAYVVAMASAYGLAGLIAGWSGANLQAVLQTPLVLSLSAAVFVALALAMFGLIELSLPAFIATRIASLPVRGGSIGGAALLGFGSALVVGPCVTPPLAAAMLYAIDTGDAARGGVALFALGLGMGLPLLAAGTFGARLLPKAGPWLAGFRRIFGFMFLAIAIMLGTRLTPPPAGLALWGVWAVTFAAFLGAFDRIERTSSWRPRLAKAAGLSVALYGAVLIVGAAGGSSDPLRPLAFLAGRQATDTAALHLTRPGDFDRAFIAEAADGRPVLVVFTADWCTVCKSNEKILAQPEFSDRLAKTPRIAVDITAQTANAKELMARFRVVGPPALFLLDANKREIPGSRLVGAISASDLAARLTAAGA; encoded by the coding sequence ATGTTCCATTCGATCAAGGCGAGGCTCGCCCTCCTTTTCCTTCTGCCGCTGCTGTTTTCGGCCCTTGCCGCCCAGGCCGAGACGACGATGCCGCCTCCGGCGGAGAAGGTGTTCGTGCTCACCGCCAGCCGGGAAGACGACGGATCGCTCCGCCTCGCCTGGACCGTGGCGCCCAGCACCTACCTCTATCGGAACAGCCTGAAGGCGACGATCGCCGGGCGGGATGTTGCCCTCGCCACGCCAGCCGGCGAGACCAAGGATGATCCCAACTTCGGCCCGGTTGAGGTCTACCACGACGATGTCGCGCTGACGGTGGCCGGCCTGCCGCCAAGCGGCGCGCTCGACGTTACCTACCAGGGGTGCGCCGAGTCCGGCATCTGCTATCCGCCGATCCGTAGCCAGGTCGATCTCGCCGCGCTGGCGGTGACGCCGCGACCGCGCGCCTCGCTGTTGATCGAGGAACCGCCCGCGCCGGACAGCCAAGGCCAAGCCGTGGACGCGACATCGGCGGATGCCGGGGCCGAGGCGGCGCTGTCCGGCAGCCTGCTCACCATCGTGCCCGCCTTCGTCGGCTTTGGCCTGCTGCTCGCCTTCACCCCTTGCGTCTTCCCGATGATCCCCATCCTGTCAGGGCTGCTGGTCGGCGCGGCGGGGCGTCCCTCGGCATGGCGCGGTTTTCGCCTGTCGGCCGCCTATGTGGTGGCCATGGCCTCGGCCTATGGCCTTGCCGGCCTAATCGCCGGCTGGAGCGGCGCCAATCTCCAGGCCGTCCTGCAAACCCCGCTCGTGCTGAGCCTGTCGGCCGCCGTCTTCGTCGCGCTGGCGCTCGCCATGTTCGGGCTGATCGAGCTGTCGCTGCCGGCCTTCATCGCCACCCGCATCGCCAGCCTGCCGGTGCGCGGCGGCTCGATTGGCGGCGCCGCCCTGCTCGGCTTTGGCTCGGCGCTGGTGGTCGGACCCTGCGTCACGCCGCCGCTGGCCGCCGCCATGCTCTATGCGATCGACACCGGCGACGCCGCGCGCGGCGGCGTGGCGCTGTTCGCCCTCGGCCTTGGCATGGGCCTGCCGCTGTTGGCGGCCGGCACGTTCGGGGCGCGCCTCCTGCCAAAGGCCGGCCCCTGGCTGGCCGGTTTCCGGCGAATTTTCGGCTTCATGTTCCTGGCCATCGCCATCATGCTGGGCACGCGGCTCACCCCTCCCCCAGCCGGACTTGCGCTCTGGGGCGTATGGGCCGTCACCTTCGCCGCCTTCCTGGGCGCCTTCGACCGGATCGAGCGGACGAGCTCTTGGCGCCCCCGCCTCGCCAAGGCGGCCGGTCTCTCAGTGGCGCTCTATGGCGCGGTGCTGATCGTCGGCGCGGCCGGTGGCAGCAGCGATCCCTTACGCCCGCTCGCCTTCCTGGCCGGCCGGCAGGCCACCGACACCGCCGCCTTGCACCTGACGCGGCCGGGCGATTTCGATCGAGCCTTCATAGCCGAGGCCGCCGACGGCCGGCCGGTGCTCGTCGTCTTCACCGCCGACTGGTGCACCGTCTGCAAGTCCAACGAAAAGATCCTCGCCCAGCCCGAGTTCAGCGACCGCCTCGCCAAAACACCCCGCATCGCCGTCGACATCACGGCGCAAACCGCCAACGCCAAGGAACTCATGGCACGCTTCCGCGTCGTCGGTCCGCCGGCCCTGTTCCTGCTCGATGCCAACAAGCGGGAAATCCCCGGTTCGCGGCTGGTCGGCGCCATCAGCGCCTCCGATCTGGCCGCGCGGCTCACCGCCGCCGGCGCCTGA
- the fliD gene encoding flagellar filament capping protein FliD yields MSTSSSVISSVSSASSYASSDVSSIDWSGLIDDLYSAKLSATSGYDDKISVNDLKISAYNEAIDLLGTLRGAASTLRAVTDSTASNADVFLGRSAYLTGTGGADPSSVVTVSAEPGAALATYELAVNQLATSHKVASGDFSSSASALGLSGSFAIGVEGGEAATIAINEDMSLAQIAATINQTSAASGVRASVLKVSDASYQLIVSTLETGQTLSVSDGDGVLADLGIVDDRGAFSEELQAGKPAIFTIDGVTVSRSSNEVDDVIDGLTLYLVGTTGTGQAVNLEIDQDLSEVKNAVEAFADAYNAYRAWALSQQETASSGGASGKAVLFGDSTIRAINQQLGSALAFSFDDVSMSSIGLSFDGSNYLEYDEATLNKALNENVDIVQQLFSYKFESSSSDLGILYRGSKAPSTFTLGITVGDDGKISDVTVDGERGLFTVTGTGHGLKGAAGTAYEGYTLVFSGSTSQTVTVKQTAGIAEQIFNAAKGATDASSGSIYTVLSNLTDKNGDYQNQIERITDRADSYKTNMTARYARIRANIIKAQAMLAYLNALMDAQAKN; encoded by the coding sequence ATGTCGACTTCTTCCAGCGTCATCAGCTCCGTTTCGTCGGCATCGAGTTACGCTTCATCCGATGTAAGCTCGATCGATTGGAGCGGGCTGATCGATGACCTTTACTCCGCCAAGCTCTCCGCCACTTCCGGCTACGACGACAAGATCTCGGTCAACGACCTCAAGATCTCCGCCTACAACGAGGCGATCGATTTGCTGGGGACGCTGCGGGGCGCTGCGTCCACCTTGCGCGCGGTCACCGATTCGACGGCCAGCAACGCCGACGTTTTTCTGGGCCGCAGTGCCTACCTGACCGGCACGGGAGGAGCAGACCCCAGTTCGGTTGTCACGGTGAGCGCCGAGCCGGGCGCGGCGCTGGCCACCTATGAACTGGCGGTCAATCAGCTGGCGACCAGCCACAAGGTCGCCAGCGGCGATTTCAGCTCATCGGCGTCGGCGCTTGGTCTGTCGGGCAGTTTTGCCATTGGCGTCGAAGGCGGGGAGGCCGCCACGATCGCCATCAACGAAGATATGTCGCTGGCCCAGATCGCCGCCACGATCAACCAGACCAGCGCGGCAAGCGGTGTGCGGGCAAGCGTGCTCAAGGTATCGGATGCGAGCTATCAGCTGATCGTCTCGACGTTGGAAACCGGGCAGACGCTATCGGTTTCCGACGGCGACGGCGTCCTCGCCGATCTCGGCATCGTTGACGATCGTGGCGCCTTCAGCGAGGAGCTGCAGGCCGGCAAGCCGGCCATCTTCACCATCGACGGGGTGACCGTTTCCCGATCGTCCAACGAAGTCGACGACGTGATCGATGGGCTGACCCTCTATCTCGTCGGGACGACCGGGACGGGGCAGGCGGTCAACCTGGAGATTGACCAGGATCTTTCCGAAGTCAAAAACGCGGTGGAGGCCTTCGCCGATGCCTACAATGCCTATCGCGCCTGGGCGCTGTCGCAGCAGGAGACGGCCTCAAGTGGCGGCGCTTCCGGCAAAGCGGTTTTGTTTGGCGACAGTACCATTCGCGCCATCAACCAGCAGCTCGGCTCGGCGCTGGCCTTCTCTTTCGACGATGTTTCCATGTCGTCGATCGGTCTCAGCTTCGACGGCAGCAACTATCTGGAATATGACGAAGCGACACTCAACAAAGCACTGAACGAGAATGTCGATATCGTCCAGCAGCTGTTCTCCTATAAATTTGAAAGTTCGTCGAGCGATCTTGGCATTCTCTATCGGGGCAGCAAGGCGCCCAGTACCTTCACCCTCGGCATCACGGTTGGCGACGACGGCAAGATCAGCGACGTCACCGTCGATGGAGAGCGGGGGCTGTTCACGGTCACCGGCACGGGGCACGGCCTCAAAGGCGCGGCGGGGACGGCCTATGAGGGCTATACCTTGGTGTTCAGCGGCAGCACCAGCCAGACCGTCACGGTCAAGCAGACCGCCGGCATTGCCGAGCAAATCTTCAACGCCGCCAAGGGAGCGACCGACGCCAGCTCCGGCTCCATCTACACGGTCTTGTCAAACCTGACCGACAAGAATGGCGACTATCAGAATCAGATCGAGCGCATCACCGACAGAGCCGACAGCTACAAGACGAACATGACGGCCCGCTACGCCCGTATCCGGGCAAACATCATCAAGGCGCAGGCCATGCTCGCCTACCTGAACGCGCTGATGGATGCCCAGGCCAAGAACTGA
- a CDS encoding PAS domain-containing protein, with product MFSNVAAEDLDLRDLFNASANAYVIFTRELVIAGCNDAYLKTVGRQDRDEIIGRPLFEAFPADPASDEYRILTTSFDRVLSTNQPDHIALIPYNTSRPGEPPVVRFWSATHTPLRNKQGELAYILQHTQDVTELQTLRQRDARANMAESGLLARAQAVQAASEKLFGEIALFRDLFEQAPGFIAALMGPTHTFQLANEAYRRLVGRDNLIGRGIAEALPEIVEQGFIDVLDRVRLTGKPYSGQAVPVLLQGEGKTQPELRHVDFVYQPIRDGGGEVTGIFVQGYDVTERWRAQRDLQRQTDLLQLAQQGGGFGTYDWDLRSNRVRGTQLFRELFQLPDTPEGVSMDDVLSRIHPDDAVRMTGLANGVSPDIEIPHEFKLLVGDRVTWIGARGTIVRDAYGQPERVLGAVHDLTQRKQIEERLDMVARESAHRVKNILTIMQIISENTLRRATSLEMARKSLVERISALNQAQMRILAGPQDSRLQTIVRDTFTITYQLDDRIVIEADGDAELAPRTGLGVALALHELITNALKYGALSVPEGRVFIGWDITPCPDQGGARVTLDWRETGGPPVKDAGGKGFGSMLIRNSLAHDPAGRADWIAAPDGVRCQFVFTAKAIV from the coding sequence ATGTTCAGCAATGTGGCGGCGGAAGATCTCGATCTGAGGGATCTGTTCAATGCGTCGGCCAACGCCTATGTCATTTTTACCCGTGAGCTGGTGATCGCCGGCTGCAATGATGCTTATTTGAAGACTGTTGGCCGCCAGGACCGGGACGAGATCATCGGCCGCCCGCTGTTCGAGGCCTTCCCCGCCGATCCCGCTTCGGACGAATATCGGATTCTGACGACATCGTTCGACCGGGTGCTGTCGACAAACCAGCCCGACCACATCGCGCTAATCCCCTACAACACCTCCCGGCCCGGCGAGCCACCGGTGGTCCGGTTCTGGAGCGCCACCCATACGCCGCTCAGAAACAAGCAGGGCGAGCTCGCCTATATTCTGCAGCACACCCAGGATGTCACGGAACTTCAGACCCTGCGCCAGCGCGATGCGCGCGCCAACATGGCCGAATCCGGCCTGCTGGCGCGGGCGCAAGCCGTGCAGGCGGCAAGCGAGAAGCTGTTCGGCGAAATCGCCCTGTTTCGCGATCTGTTCGAGCAGGCCCCCGGCTTCATCGCCGCGCTGATGGGGCCGACCCACACCTTCCAACTGGCCAACGAAGCCTATCGGCGGCTGGTCGGCCGCGACAACCTGATCGGCCGGGGGATAGCCGAAGCGCTGCCGGAGATCGTCGAGCAGGGCTTCATCGACGTCCTCGATCGCGTCAGGCTGACCGGCAAACCCTATTCGGGACAGGCCGTGCCGGTGCTGCTGCAAGGCGAGGGCAAGACACAGCCCGAACTCAGGCACGTCGACTTCGTCTACCAGCCGATCCGCGATGGCGGCGGCGAGGTGACGGGCATTTTCGTGCAGGGCTACGACGTGACGGAACGCTGGCGCGCCCAGCGCGATCTCCAGCGACAAACCGACTTGCTACAGCTCGCCCAGCAAGGCGGCGGCTTCGGCACCTACGATTGGGACCTCCGGAGCAACCGGGTGCGCGGCACACAGCTGTTCCGCGAACTGTTCCAACTGCCGGATACGCCCGAGGGCGTGTCGATGGACGACGTGTTGAGCCGCATCCACCCCGATGACGCCGTTCGCATGACCGGCCTGGCCAACGGCGTCAGCCCAGATATCGAGATACCCCACGAATTCAAGCTGCTGGTAGGCGATCGGGTCACCTGGATCGGCGCGCGCGGCACCATCGTACGCGATGCCTATGGCCAGCCCGAGCGCGTTCTCGGCGCCGTGCACGACCTGACGCAGAGAAAGCAGATCGAGGAGCGGCTCGATATGGTGGCGCGCGAGAGCGCCCATCGCGTCAAGAACATCCTGACGATCATGCAGATCATCTCCGAGAACACGCTGCGTCGCGCCACATCGCTGGAAATGGCCCGCAAGAGCTTGGTCGAACGCATTTCCGCGCTCAACCAGGCGCAGATGCGCATCCTGGCCGGCCCACAGGACAGCCGCCTTCAGACGATTGTCCGCGACACCTTCACCATCACCTACCAATTGGACGATCGGATCGTCATCGAAGCGGACGGCGACGCCGAGCTGGCGCCGCGCACCGGCCTCGGCGTCGCCCTCGCCCTGCACGAGCTGATCACCAACGCCCTGAAATACGGCGCGCTATCGGTGCCCGAAGGCCGGGTGTTCATCGGTTGGGACATCACCCCCTGCCCCGATCAGGGTGGCGCGCGGGTCACGCTCGACTGGCGCGAAACCGGCGGACCGCCGGTCAAGGATGCCGGCGGCAAGGGCTTCGGCTCGATGCTGATCCGCAACAGCCTCGCCCACGATCCGGCCGGCCGCGCCGACTGGATCGCCGCCCCCGACGGCGTACGCTGCCAGTTCGTCTTCACCGCCAAGGCGATCGTCTAG
- a CDS encoding alpha/beta fold hydrolase, with the protein MSHFTTADGTRLFYKDWGAGQPIVFSHGWPLSSDAWDQQMLFFGQHGFRVIAHDRRGHGQSDQTWTGNDMDRYADDLAELIEALDLKDVVLIGHSTGGGEVAHYIGRHGTDRVAKVVLVGAVPPLMLKTEANPNGTPLAAFDGIREGTAKNRSQFYFDLTIPFYGFNRDGAKVNEGLRENFRRIGLQGGIKGQFDCVHEFSEVDYTNDLKAIDKPTLIIHGDDDQIVPIKASAELSAKLVAGATLKVYPGAPHGLAETEADRFNADVLAFIQG; encoded by the coding sequence ATGAGCCATTTCACCACCGCCGATGGCACCCGCCTGTTCTACAAGGATTGGGGCGCCGGCCAGCCCATCGTCTTCTCGCATGGTTGGCCGCTGTCTTCCGACGCCTGGGACCAGCAGATGCTGTTCTTCGGCCAGCACGGTTTCCGCGTCATTGCCCATGACCGCCGCGGTCACGGCCAGTCCGACCAGACATGGACCGGCAACGACATGGACCGGTACGCCGACGACCTCGCCGAATTGATCGAGGCGCTCGATCTCAAGGACGTCGTGCTGATCGGCCACTCCACCGGCGGCGGCGAAGTCGCTCATTATATCGGTCGCCACGGCACGGACCGGGTCGCCAAGGTCGTCCTGGTCGGCGCGGTGCCGCCGTTGATGCTCAAAACCGAGGCCAACCCGAACGGCACGCCGCTCGCCGCGTTCGACGGCATCCGCGAGGGCACGGCCAAGAACCGCTCGCAGTTCTATTTCGACCTGACAATCCCCTTCTACGGCTTCAACCGCGATGGCGCGAAGGTCAACGAGGGCCTCAGGGAGAACTTCCGCCGCATCGGCCTTCAAGGCGGCATCAAGGGCCAGTTCGACTGCGTGCACGAGTTCTCGGAAGTCGACTACACCAACGACCTCAAGGCCATCGACAAGCCGACGCTGATCATCCACGGCGACGACGACCAGATCGTACCGATCAAGGCCTCGGCCGAATTGTCCGCCAAGCTGGTCGCCGGTGCCACGTTGAAGGTCTACCCCGGCGCGCCACACGGCCTCGCCGAGACGGAAGCCGACCGCTTCAACGCCGACGTCCTCGCCTTCATCCAGGGCTGA
- a CDS encoding MarR family winged helix-turn-helix transcriptional regulator yields MPAEIATVDADLPQIGDLLCFSIYSAGLAFNQLYRPMLEEIGLTYPQFLVMVALWSREGRTVKELGEALFLDSSTLTPLLKRLEAAGLISRCRNPKDERQVLLAVTDEGNSLRARAASISRAVGEAIGLDTEATLVMRARLNALRDGIHQRT; encoded by the coding sequence ATGCCCGCCGAGATCGCCACGGTCGATGCCGATCTGCCCCAGATTGGGGATCTCCTGTGCTTTTCAATCTATTCGGCCGGTCTCGCCTTCAATCAGCTCTATCGGCCCATGCTCGAGGAGATCGGGCTCACCTATCCGCAGTTCCTGGTGATGGTGGCTCTGTGGAGCCGCGAGGGGCGCACGGTGAAAGAACTTGGCGAGGCGCTGTTCCTCGATTCGAGCACGCTGACGCCTCTGCTCAAGCGCCTGGAAGCGGCGGGCCTGATCTCGCGGTGCCGCAATCCGAAAGACGAACGGCAGGTGCTGCTGGCGGTGACGGACGAGGGCAACAGCCTGAGAGCAAGGGCGGCTTCGATCTCCCGCGCCGTCGGCGAGGCCATTGGCCTCGACACGGAGGCGACCCTGGTCATGCGGGCTCGGCTCAATGCCCTCCGCGACGGCATTCATCAGCGGACCTGA